Proteins encoded together in one Camelina sativa cultivar DH55 chromosome 9, Cs, whole genome shotgun sequence window:
- the LOC104715039 gene encoding uncharacterized protein LOC104715039, giving the protein MAYETIAASDNTALLGVNMANFTKLTADNFLMWSRQVHALLNGYALSGYLDGTIVAPPLTITTNGAVTTNPDCTHWQQQDQLIYSALLGLISVSVQPILSATSTSAEIWEKFSSTYANPSRGHLALLGKPMDHDDQIEFIVDGLSEDYKQVVDQIQARDVTPSITEVHEKLLNYEIKLLTMVSSSSITPISANTASYRPSGNHNYNSNNNQNTHSCGQPRHIYRGNYQQHQHSHQRSDHPSHGYQGKCRICGVFGHSASRCSQLAQYSSSQPRANLATTPTSDPWLLDSGATHHIASDLANLSLQQPYNGGEAVVIGNGSGLPITHTGSTFLPSLTRLLYLNNVLYVRDLRMGVPLLRDSTRNELYEWPISLPFASTFFGQPLMSKPPQQIGMLD; this is encoded by the exons ATGGCCTATGAAACCATTGCTGCTTCTGACAACACCGCTCTCCTTGGCGTCAATATGGCGAACTTCACTAAGCTCACGGCTGACAACTTTCTTATGTGGAGTCGTCAAGTCCATGCTCTGCTTAACGGGTATGCCCTTTCAGGTTACCTTGATGGAACTATTGTTGCACCCCCGTTGACTATCACTACCAATGGTGCTGTCACCACCAACCCTGATTGCACGCACTGGCAGCAGCAAGATCAGTTGATCTACAGTGCTTTGTTGGGTCTCATTTCAGTCTCGGTTCAGCCCATCCTCTCTGCCACTTCCACTTCGGCTGAGATCTGGGAGAAATTTTCCTCGACTTACGCCAATCCTAGTCGTGGCCAT CTTGCACTCCTTGGTAAGCCTATGGATCATGATGATCAGATTGAATTCATTGTTGATGGCCTCTCTGAAGACTACAAGCAAGTGGTCGATCAAATCCAAGCTCGTGACGTTACTCCTTCGATAACTGAGGTTCATGAGAAGCTgttaaattatgaaatcaagCTTCTCACCATGGTGTCTTCCTCATCCATCACTCCGATCTCTGCAAACACTGCTAGCTACCGCCCTTCTGGCAACCACAACTACAACAGCAACAATAACCAAAACACTCACTCGTGTGGTCAGCCTCGTCACATTTATCGTGGCAACTATCAACAGCACCAACACTCTCACCAACGCTCTGATCACCCCTCTCATGGCTATCAAGGCAAATGTCGGATTTGTGGCGTTTTTGGTCACAGCGCAAGTCGTTGTTCACAGCTTGCTCAATATTCTTCCTCCCAGCCTCGGGCAAACCTTGCTACTACACCTACTTCAGACCCTTGGTTACTCGACTCTGGTGCTACTCATCACATTGCATCTGATCTTGCAAACTTGTCATTGCAGCAGCCCTACAATGGTGGTGAAGCTGTCGTAATTGGCAACGGCTCTGGGTTACCAATCACCCACACTGGTTCTACATTTTTACCCTCTCTTACACGTCTTTTGTATCTCAACAATGTTCTCTAT GTGAGGGATCTCAGAATGGGGGTCCCGTTACTCCGAGACAGCACCAGGAATGAGCTTTATGAGTGGCCTATCTCCTTGCCATTTGCTTCTACTTTCTTTGGGCAACCACTGATGTCAAAACCACCACAGCAGattggcatgctagactag